One Brachyhypopomus gauderio isolate BG-103 chromosome 15, BGAUD_0.2, whole genome shotgun sequence genomic region harbors:
- the ankrd2 gene encoding LOW QUALITY PROTEIN: uncharacterized protein ankrd2 (The sequence of the model RefSeq protein was modified relative to this genomic sequence to represent the inferred CDS: substituted 2 bases at 2 genomic stop codons) has protein sequence MLAGAHSCTHTDFLKAASKGMVNVVDRLLEEGGDPNTCDEFRKRVLHSAAFVDHVMLVERLLDTGTDINFQDRVRKSTVHWARRGGRLGALXLLXSRGADPNTKDNVMCAPLHVTTRTGHFDIVKHLVACGVRINAKDREEDTALHDAVRLNRYKIVRSLILSGADMTIKNAEGFTVTEQVKM, from the exons ATGCTG GCAGgagcacacagctgcacacacacag ACTTCTTAAAAGCAGCATCAAAAGGAATGGTGAATGTTGTTGATAGGCTCTTAGAAGAAGGAGGTGACCCAAACACGTGTGATGAG TTTAGGAAAAGAGTGCTGCACAGTGCTGCATTTGTGGACCATGTGATGCTTGTGGAGAGGTTGTTGGATACGGGAACCGACATCAACTTCCAGGACCGGGTAAGAAAATCCACGG TGCACTGGGCACGCAGAGGTGGACGTCTAGGGGCCCTGTAGCTCCTGTAGAGCAGAGGTGCTGACCCAAACACCAAAGACAAT GTCATGTGCGCACCTCTACATGTGACTACAAGAACTGGACATTTCGACATTGTGAAGCACCTTGTGGCATGTGGTGTCAGAATTAATGCCAAGGACAG GGAGGAGGACACTGCATTGCATGATGCTGTGAGACTCAATCGATACAAAATCGTCAGGTCGCTCATTCTGTCAGGAGCAGACATGACCATCAAGAATGCA GAGGGTTTTACCGTGACGGAGCAGGTGAAGATGTGA
- the hps1 gene encoding BLOC-3 complex member HPS1 isoform X2: protein MKCLLVATESAEVLFYWADKDFELNIQEQYGVSQEEGGRLPAFEDSINTLFAPILISCSTMADRLGDSYTSFCTENNHVYVLHQFEECLYIAVNGDGEESEEDLKRKIYVLKKLTEILFGMVTLSSPLLRKQLRPQDTEQRNRIWKKLQSLLETYSRLREHDQSFLVEAVERLIHPTLCEQCIEFLERKLVQQINSSVERAGEEVLHAFILVHTKLLAFYSSRNASTLTSSDLLALIIMVQDVYPSTFDPDDTTPEDLENTSAPDVYYTPEPSPTDQDSGRLSSDSAPVFQFVDPDIQMAEDSLQMLEVPAPDPMTPSRVFLEATLREGFFPMMPHSLYCLPLWPSITLVLLTKVPNSQVAMSVYEFLKGITNLEKRLNEGLEGAAASRGQSTVHELRNKLDRFIRVLASMDIQTTHLQNVWTEFKNKAFTRSGPGLTRELLPCCRSLRSQLCAVYRRCFSAECVGGAQRLAPALQERAQSMVQEKLMDWKDFLLVKSRRNITMVSYLEEFPGLVHFIYVDRSAGQMIAPSLNLTDGAASELGKGPLAYFIKNKVWSLVATTRRYLQKGYTTVTQRDGDYYFCYFLWFENETGYKLEVVDIPNIPDDSAPIGMLACDYYRKLLRFYSKNHQSEVVKCYELLTVHLGVIPTEYVLQHCSQLARKLWEPSRVPLL from the exons ATGAAGTGTCTTCTTGTGGCCACCGAGAGTGCAGAAGTCCTTTTCTACTGGGCTGACAAGGACTTTGAGCTAAACATTCAGGAGCAATATGGGGTCTCTCAAGAGGAAGGCGGAAGA CTGCCAGCATTTGAGGACAGCATCAACACACTGTTCGCTCCAATCCTCATCTCCTGCAGTACTATGGCTGACAGGCTAGGAGACAGCTACACCTCCTTCTGCACAGAGAACAATCATGTCTATGTGCTGCATCAG TTTGAAGAATGCCTGTACATCGCTGTGaatggagatggagaggagagtgaggaggaccTGAAGAGGAAGATCTATGTGCTGAAGAAGCTCACGGAGATCCTGTTTGGGATGGTGACCCTCAGTAGCCCTCTGTTAAGGAAACA ATTGCGCCCTCAAGACACTGAGCAAAGAAACCGCATATGGAAGAAACTGCAGAGCCTCCTTGAAACATACAGCCGCCTGCGAGAACATGACCAGAGCTTCCTAGTCGAG GCGGTGGAGAGGCTGATCCATCCCACGCTGTGTGAGCAGTGCATAGAGTTTCTGGAGCGGAAACTGGTGCAGCAGATCAACAGTAGTgtggagagagcaggagaagaGGTGTTGCATGCCTTCATCCTGGTTCACACCAAATTGCTGGCCTTCTACTCCAG CCGTAACGCCAGCACACTCACATCTTCAGACCTGCTCGCCCTCATCATCATGGTGCAGGACGTCTACCCCAGCACCTTTGACCCTGATGACACCACCCCGGAG GATCTGGAGAACACTTCGGCACCAGATGTTTACTACACTCCAGAACCATCCCCCACTGACCAAGACTCAG GGCGACTGAGCAGCGATAGTGCCCCCGTCTTCCAGTTTGTGGATCCAGACATTCAG ATGGCGGAGGACAGTCTCCAGATGCTTGAAGTGCCAGCTCCTGACCCCATGACCCCATCCAGAGTATTCCTGGAAGCCACACTGAGGGAGGGCTTTTTTCCCATGATGCCCCACTCCTTGTACTGTTTACCTCTGTGGCCCAGTATTACCCTAGTGCTGTTGACCAAG GTTCCTAACAGTCAGGTGGCCATGTCTGTGTATGAGTTTCTGAAGGGCATTACTAACCTGGAAAAGAGGCTGAATGAGGGTTTGGAGGGGGCGGCGGCCTCTCGGGGGCAGTCCACAGTCCACGAGCTCCGCAATAAACTGGACAGGTTCATCCGAGTCCTGGCCAGCATGGACATTCAG ACCACCCACCTTCAGAATGTCTGGACGGAGTTCAAAAACAAGGCGTTCACTAGATCAGGACCTGGCCTGACAAGAGA GCTGCTGCCCTGTTGCCGGAGCCTGAGAAGTCAGCTGTGTGCCGTGTACCGGCGCTGTTTCTCAGCGGAgtgtgtgggcggggcccaGCGGCTGGCCCCCGCCCTTCAGGAGCGAGCGCAGAGCATGGTGCA GGAGAAGCTGATGGACTGGAAGGACTTCCTGCTGGTGAAGAGCAGGAGAAACATCACCATGGTGT CTTACCTGGAGGAGTTCCCTGGGCTTGTGCATTTCATTTATGTGGACCGCAGTGCGGGGCAAATGATTGCTCCATCTCTGAACCTGACGGATGGTGCGGCCTCCGAGCTGGGCAAGGGCCCCCTGGCATACTTTATTAAAAACAAG GTGTGGAGCCTGGTTGCCACCACACGGCGGTATTTGCAGAAAGGCTACACCACGGTGACCCAGCGGGATGGAGACTACTACTTCTGCTACTTCCTCTGGTTTGAGAACGAGACG GGTTACAAGCTGGAGGTGGTGGACATACCAAATATCCCTGATGACTCCGCCCCTATCGGGATGTTGGCCTGCGACTACTACAG GAAGCTGTTGCGGTTCTACAGTAAGAACCACCAGAGTGAGGTGGTGAAGTGCTACGAGCTGCTGACCGTGCACCTAGGGGTCATCCCCACCGAGTACGTCCTGCAACACTGTAGCCAGCTGGCACGCAAGCTGTGGGAGCCCTCCCGGGTCCCGCTGCTGTGA
- the nkx1.2la gene encoding NK1 transcription factor related 2-like,a, translating into MFEYQESALKTTTSHRISFSIIDILDPKKFTRKKFDGNSTESCESSSLSAKSGHLNSPFDGKDGSVPAEALHFHKDPDGRSVEDHQDRLRPHTAHELDTATTVADIHSGLSSSEDPDVDDESRSIADAVADADDPTRHRRRRSDHGCAKPRRARTAFTYEQLVALENKFRATRYLSVCERLNLALSLSLTETQVKIWFQNRRTKWKKQNPGADGTMQQNASPGTSISPSTGACGPGPAGFQSFTPFSTGNVIFHTSSTMTLPPSGGVLHSFLPAGYLQPTFFSHHL; encoded by the exons ATGTTTGAGTATCAGGAATCAGCGCTAAAAACAACGACCAGTCACAGAATTTCGTTTTCTATTATTGACATTTTGGACCCCAAAAAGTTCACGCGTAAAAAGTTCGATGGAAACTCCACGGAAAGCTGCGAGTCGTCTTCACTGAGCGCAAAATCTGGACATTTGAACAGCCCGTTTGATGGCAAAGACGGTTCTGTTCCTGCGGAGGCATTGCACTTCCACAAGGATCCAG ATGGCCGCTCAGTAGAAGACCACCAGGACCGTTTAAGACCACATACTGCACACGAACTGGATACAGCCACAACTGTCGCCGATATTCACTCCGGCCTGTCGTCCAGTGAAGACCCAGATGTTGATGATGAGAGTCGGAGTATCGCAGACGCAGTCGCAGACGCAGACGACCCGACGCGACACCGGCGACGCAGGTCCGATCACGGCTGCGCGAAGCCGCGTCGGGCCAGGACTGCCTTCACCTACGAACAACTCGTAGCCCTGGAGAACAAATTCCGCGCGACCCGGTACCTGTCCGTGTGTGAGAGACTGAACCTCGCCCTGTCGCTGAGCCTGACCGAGACCCAGGTTAAGATCTGGTTTCAGAATCGCAGGACCAAGTGGAAGAAGCAGAACCCCGGGGCTGACGGCACCATGCAGCAAAACGCGAGCCCGGGCACAAGCATCAGTCCCAGCACGGGAGCGTGCGGGCCCGGTCCAGCAGGATTTCAGTCGTTCACTCCGTTCAGCACCGGAAACGTGATCTTCCACACTTCTTCCACTATgacactgccacctagtggcggCGTGCTGCATTCGTTTCTACCTGCTGGCTACTTGCAGCCGACCTTCTTCTCGCATCATTTATGA
- the hps1 gene encoding BLOC-3 complex member HPS1 isoform X1, whose amino-acid sequence MKCLLVATESAEVLFYWADKDFELNIQEQYGVSQEEGGRLPAFEDSINTLFAPILISCSTMADRLGDSYTSFCTENNHVYVLHQFEECLYIAVNGDGEESEEDLKRKIYVLKKLTEILFGMVTLSSPLLRKQLRPQDTEQRNRIWKKLQSLLETYSRLREHDQSFLVEAVERLIHPTLCEQCIEFLERKLVQQINSSVERAGEEVLHAFILVHTKLLAFYSSRNASTLTSSDLLALIIMVQDVYPSTFDPDDTTPEDLENTSAPDVYYTPEPSPTDQDSGRLSSDSAPVFQFVDPDIQMAEDSLQMLEVPAPDPMTPSRVFLEATLREGFFPMMPHSLYCLPLWPSITLVLLTKVPNSQVAMSVYEFLKGITNLEKRLNEGLEGAAASRGQSTVHELRNKLDRFIRVLASMDIQTTHLQNVWTEFKNKAFTRSGPGLTRELLPCCRSLRSQLCAVYRRCFSAECVGGAQRLAPALQERAQSMVQEKLMDWKDFLLVKSRRNITMVSYLEEFPGLVHFIYVDRSAGQMIAPSLNLTDGAASELGKGPLAYFIKNKVWSLVATTRRYLQKGYTTVTQRDGDYYFCYFLWFENETGYKLEVVDIPNIPDDSAPIGMLACDYYRKLLRFYSKNHQSEVVKCYELLTVHLGVIPTDPITERRESVIGTEQTPRGHQSAPVRSSEHTCEVIRAHL is encoded by the exons ATGAAGTGTCTTCTTGTGGCCACCGAGAGTGCAGAAGTCCTTTTCTACTGGGCTGACAAGGACTTTGAGCTAAACATTCAGGAGCAATATGGGGTCTCTCAAGAGGAAGGCGGAAGA CTGCCAGCATTTGAGGACAGCATCAACACACTGTTCGCTCCAATCCTCATCTCCTGCAGTACTATGGCTGACAGGCTAGGAGACAGCTACACCTCCTTCTGCACAGAGAACAATCATGTCTATGTGCTGCATCAG TTTGAAGAATGCCTGTACATCGCTGTGaatggagatggagaggagagtgaggaggaccTGAAGAGGAAGATCTATGTGCTGAAGAAGCTCACGGAGATCCTGTTTGGGATGGTGACCCTCAGTAGCCCTCTGTTAAGGAAACA ATTGCGCCCTCAAGACACTGAGCAAAGAAACCGCATATGGAAGAAACTGCAGAGCCTCCTTGAAACATACAGCCGCCTGCGAGAACATGACCAGAGCTTCCTAGTCGAG GCGGTGGAGAGGCTGATCCATCCCACGCTGTGTGAGCAGTGCATAGAGTTTCTGGAGCGGAAACTGGTGCAGCAGATCAACAGTAGTgtggagagagcaggagaagaGGTGTTGCATGCCTTCATCCTGGTTCACACCAAATTGCTGGCCTTCTACTCCAG CCGTAACGCCAGCACACTCACATCTTCAGACCTGCTCGCCCTCATCATCATGGTGCAGGACGTCTACCCCAGCACCTTTGACCCTGATGACACCACCCCGGAG GATCTGGAGAACACTTCGGCACCAGATGTTTACTACACTCCAGAACCATCCCCCACTGACCAAGACTCAG GGCGACTGAGCAGCGATAGTGCCCCCGTCTTCCAGTTTGTGGATCCAGACATTCAG ATGGCGGAGGACAGTCTCCAGATGCTTGAAGTGCCAGCTCCTGACCCCATGACCCCATCCAGAGTATTCCTGGAAGCCACACTGAGGGAGGGCTTTTTTCCCATGATGCCCCACTCCTTGTACTGTTTACCTCTGTGGCCCAGTATTACCCTAGTGCTGTTGACCAAG GTTCCTAACAGTCAGGTGGCCATGTCTGTGTATGAGTTTCTGAAGGGCATTACTAACCTGGAAAAGAGGCTGAATGAGGGTTTGGAGGGGGCGGCGGCCTCTCGGGGGCAGTCCACAGTCCACGAGCTCCGCAATAAACTGGACAGGTTCATCCGAGTCCTGGCCAGCATGGACATTCAG ACCACCCACCTTCAGAATGTCTGGACGGAGTTCAAAAACAAGGCGTTCACTAGATCAGGACCTGGCCTGACAAGAGA GCTGCTGCCCTGTTGCCGGAGCCTGAGAAGTCAGCTGTGTGCCGTGTACCGGCGCTGTTTCTCAGCGGAgtgtgtgggcggggcccaGCGGCTGGCCCCCGCCCTTCAGGAGCGAGCGCAGAGCATGGTGCA GGAGAAGCTGATGGACTGGAAGGACTTCCTGCTGGTGAAGAGCAGGAGAAACATCACCATGGTGT CTTACCTGGAGGAGTTCCCTGGGCTTGTGCATTTCATTTATGTGGACCGCAGTGCGGGGCAAATGATTGCTCCATCTCTGAACCTGACGGATGGTGCGGCCTCCGAGCTGGGCAAGGGCCCCCTGGCATACTTTATTAAAAACAAG GTGTGGAGCCTGGTTGCCACCACACGGCGGTATTTGCAGAAAGGCTACACCACGGTGACCCAGCGGGATGGAGACTACTACTTCTGCTACTTCCTCTGGTTTGAGAACGAGACG GGTTACAAGCTGGAGGTGGTGGACATACCAAATATCCCTGATGACTCCGCCCCTATCGGGATGTTGGCCTGCGACTACTACAG GAAGCTGTTGCGGTTCTACAGTAAGAACCACCAGAGTGAGGTGGTGAAGTGCTACGAGCTGCTGACCGTGCACCTAGGGGTCATCCCCACCGA TCCTATTACTgagaggagggagagtgtgatCGGAACAGAGCAAACACCCAGAGGTCATCAGAGCGCACCTGTGAGGTCATCAGAGCACACCTGTGAGGTCATCAGAGCGCACCTGTGA
- the morn4 gene encoding MORN repeat-containing protein 4, which yields MTLTRGSFTYSTGEEYCGEWKEGKRHGVGQLKFSDGTCYKGHFENGLFHGFGVLMFPDGSRFEGEFAQGKFQGVGVFNRFDGMKFEGEFKNGRVEGNGLLTFPDGSHGVPRNEGVFSNNKLLKREKSQAVVQRARSSASTARSLSV from the exons ATGACTTTGACCAGGGGCTCCTTCACCTACTCCACCGGGGAGGAGTACTGTGGCGAGTGGAAGGAAG GAAAGAGACATGGTGTAGGACAGCTGAAGTTCTCTGATGGTACCTGTTATAAGGGCCACTTTGAGAATGGCCTGTTCCATGGCTTTGGGGTGCTAATGTTTCCTGATGGGTCCAG GTTTGAGGGTGAATTTGCCCAGGGAAAATTCCAAGGTGTTGGAGTCTTCAACAGATTCGATGGGATGAAGTTTGAAGGGGAATTCAAAAATGGCCGTGTGGAGGGGAACG GGCTGTTGACATTTCCGGATGGTTCCCATGGCGTTCCTCGGAATGAGGGGGTCTTTTCCAACAACAAGCTGCTAAAACGGGAAAAGAGCCAGGCTGTGGTGCAGAGGGCCAGGAGCTCGGCCTCCACAGCCCGCAGCCTCTCCGTATGA
- the st3gal7 gene encoding ST3 beta-galactoside alpha-2,3-sialyltransferase 7, whose amino-acid sequence MKGTCQTEQEAPGPVASSVGSRGRTWIFQHPSVEDHEENCAPLLAGAGPIGTSPTEPRGPEPREFFLSPWTNRVVNLVLLFTCYSALLAPAYLPAQHPVWSGDTTDEVLSDRSSALLARPCQSGWVAARLQRVPGFRSLLDIPVFLQNATGGWVLAPPLGLQGSEDTLAHTLRALPLSRPPSAPDRCRRCVVVGSGGVLHGKRLGDHIDKYDIIIRMNNAPVFGFENDVGSRTTIRLVYPEGAPVLNREYLNTDIIALVVFKRLDLEWLLSVVTKEPLSWWSKLWFWRNVVNEIPLPPGNFRIVNPEILNRTWHLLRTYTKQQRKTVPTTGLSGVVLALQLCDEVSLAGFGYDFQQPGARLHYYGSLRMATMRSQVVHDVTAESSLLQELVKARITHDLTGAL is encoded by the exons ATGAAAGGAACCTGCCAG ACCGAGCAGGAAGCCCCAGGCCCGGTGGCGAGCAGCGTGGGATCCCGCGGCAGGACGTGGATCTTCCAGCACCCGAGCGTGGAGGACCACGAGGAGAACTGCGCTCCGCTGCTGGCTGGAGCAGGACCCATCGGGACCTCACCCACCGAGCCCCGCGGTCCAGAACCCAGGGAGTTCTTCCTCAGCCC GTGGACGAACCGCGTGGTGAACCTGGTCCTCCTCTTCACCTGTTATTCAGCACTTCTGGCTCCTGCCTACCTACCTGCTCAACATCCCGTCTGGAGTGGGGACACGACAGACGAG GTTTTGTCGGACCGCTCCTCCGCCCTGCTGGCCAGGCCGTGTCAGAGCGGCTGGGTGGCGGCTCGGCTGCAGAGGGTTCCTGGCTTCCGCAGCCTGCTGGATATCCCGGTGTTCCTGCAGAACGCTACAGGAGGCTGGGTGCTGGCCCCTCCACTCGGCCTCCAGGGCAGTGAAGACACGCTGGCCCACACCCTCCGCGCCCTGCCCCTCTCCCGCCCGCCCTCGGCCCCAGACAGGTGCAGGAGGTGCGTTGTGGTTGGGAGCGGAGGAGTTTTACACGGCAAACGTCTTGGGGACCATATTGATAAATATGACATCATCATCAG GATGAACAATGCACCAGTGTTTGGGTTTGAGAACGATGTAGGTTCAAGGACAACCATTCGACTGGTGTATCCAGAAGGAGCTCCTGTCCTGAACCGGGAGTATCTCAACACTGACATCATAGCTTTGGTGGTGTTTAAGAGGCTGGATTTAGAATGGCTTCTCTCCGTTGTGACAAAGGAGCCTTTG AGTTGGTGGTCTAAGCTGTGGTTCTGGAGGAACGTGGTGAACGAGATTCCACTTCCGCCAGGAAACTTTCGCATCGTGAACCCCGAAATACTAAATCGGACGTGGCATCTTCTAAGAACGTACACAAAACAACAGAGGAAG ACGGTTCCAACCACAGGGCTCAGCGGCGTGGTCCTGGCCCTGCAGTTGTGTGACGAGGTGAGCCTGGCGGGCTTCGGCTACGACTTCCAGCAGCCCGGAGCCCGTCTGCACTACTACGGATCTCTGCGCATGGCCACCATGCGAAGTCAAGTGGTGCACGACGTCACCGCCGAGAGCAGCTTGCTGCAGGAGCTGGTTAAGGCTAGGATCACGCATGACCTCACAGGTGCGCTCTGA